The Chelonoidis abingdonii isolate Lonesome George chromosome 11, CheloAbing_2.0, whole genome shotgun sequence genomic interval TTGATAGTGTGGGTGTGACAAGCTGAACTGAACCCCCCTAGAGAGTCTTTCTCTTGGgtagagttggggtgggggaattttGCTCTGCCACTTCTGGGGATGAATCCTGGGCATCAGGTTCCAACTGATCCCCATGGACCAGCTCTTTGAGTAGCCTTGGTAAAGCCAATCTGTGTCCCAGGTGGTGCGTGCTGGCTTGTGGGGAGATCTCAAGACAGGATTTGAGGGAGGAAGGAAATCAGTGAGTGGCTGAAGCTGATGGGCAGCCTctccttttaatctctctctgggTTTCATCTTCACTAGAGCCACTTGCTGCCTCTTGCCTGGTCCCGTGACTCTGTGTGAACGGTGCAGGGGGCTGCTTTTCCTGAGCTCCCCTCGGCTTTCTGGGCATGCACGGTTCTGGAGTCCATTGGGCACATCTGTCCAAGCGTAACTGCTGGGCCCCGCTGGAGGGGGTGGGCAGAgggtgacacccccacccccccgtagCAGGTTATCACTTGGTCTGTGACGCGCTCATGTCCCTCTCTCTTGCAGAACTCGAACGTGGAAAACCTGCCGCCCCATGTCATCCGGCTGGTCTACAAGGAGGTTTCCACTCTGACGTCAGACCCGCCGGAGGGCATCAAGGTCTTCCCCAATGAGGAGGACATCACGGACGTCCAGGTCACCATCGAAGGGCCCGGTGAGACTGGGGTGTGGCTGGCTGTGTGGGGGCTTGGCTAGTGGCTGCAAGGGGGCGTGGCTTTACTCTGGGGCTTCCCCCCTTGCTAGCTGCCACCTCCCCCACTGTGTTTAATCGTTCTGCTCTTGCCTGAGGCTGGAGGAGTCCACCTCTGCCTGAAGAGGGCGCTGTGATCCCTGCTCTGACCCCAGTGTGGcgctggggctgctgtgctgggggctcagtgggggggcgctgtgctgtaggGAGCCTGGGGGGCCTCAGAGCGTGCGCACACCTGTCCCCGGCTGCCTCCCCCGGCACAGACAGGGCCTTCCTGGGGCACGGGGGTCATTCATTAAGGTCCCACCCAAGCCATGACTTGCTGTCATCTTCCCCTGCCGCCCGGCACCCCCTAGCCTCATGGGGCTGTTCTGGGGCTGATCCCCTCCCAGGGCGAGTTGGAAGTGGGGACGTACCCTGTGGAGGTGCGGGGGGCTGGCGCGTGGGAGTGGATCCCTTCTCACCCGCTCTGCTCCCTTGGCAGAGGGGACACCCTATGCCGGGGGCGTCTTCCGCATGAAGCTCATCCTGGGCAAGGATTTCCCGGCCGCGCCACCCAAGGGCTACTTCCTCACCAAGATCTTCCACCCCAACGTGGGCGCCAATGGCGAGATCTGCGTCAATGTCCTCAAGAAAGACTGGAAAGCAGAGCTGggcattaagcatgtgcttctgGTAAGCAGcgggcccagcagggggcgctctcccttggCAGCCAAGGATGGCcccagggtggcactagggggcactgtgctgcagggccggagcccagcagggggtgctctccccaggcaggcagggctggccccagggtggcactagggggtgctgtgctgcagggcaggggcccagcagggggcgctctccccaggcaggcagggctggcactagggggtgctgggctCTAGGAGTTGATCTTTCAGATGAGGGGAAAACCCCAGGCTCTGGGTACAAGGTCATcaaaggggagctgcaggggtcaccAAGCCCAGTATTTGCTACGGCTGTTGAAGCAGCCTCTAGGGTGGGACAAGGGGGGCTGGGTACACGGGGACCCCTTGCCTGGAGCTGAGACATGGCCCCTCTGGCGTGGGACGCAGGGGCTGGGTATACGGGGACCCCTCACCCAGTACTGAGATGTGACTGctcctgggaggggctggggagttgGTTATACTGGGGCCCCTCACTCAGCACAGCAACCCCAGGTCAGGGCAGCGCAGAATCCTGTCTCTGAAGCTGCAGGGAACTTTGGAGGGCACAAGTTGATCACCCTACAGGCTGcccccaccctcttctcccccaaaGATCTGATACCCCAGGACAGGTTTCcatcagcacagcaccccctagtgtcTGGTGCGAGCTGCCCCAGCTGTCTGTCCCCAGAAGGGATTGGCCAGTAGTGACAGAGCAGTGCCGATCGGGTTAAATGTCCTGCTGCCTGGCCAGGAGTTTTCCTAGCTAGGATGATGGGAAGCTTTAAAACTTTAAAGGGACCCTCTGTTTCAAATGCTGCACgagctcactccatcccccaggGCGATCCCTCCAGTCTCCTGCGTTTCAGGGTCTCTCATGGTCCCCCTCCCTCACGTCAGGGGCTCTGGGTGTCCCCATTCCCCCTGtgctcttctctccccaccccaatcctTTTCTTTCTGCCTGGGTGATGGCTCCAGCTTCCCCCCAGGGCGACgggcagagctgagagagaggtgACTCCGTGTGTCCCCCGTTTTCCCCCTTCCCATAGTCTAGCTTCCCCCCAAATCAGTTCGCTTCCAGCTTGTTAGACGTCCCATCTCCCCGCCCGTGGAGTCACATCCACCAtgttatctgagcacctcaataTAGTTCTCTGCAGCTGGGATGGTGGCAGAATGCTTCTGTCTGGGGGGATGGGAATAACCCATCTGGTGGCGTGGCTGCATCCacgctctggggttgggctgatGTAGCTCTGCCGGTAGTCTCTGCGGCATAGACACACCTttagtctgtgcctcagtttccccgtgtACAACGGGGATAGCTGCCTTGCCCTACctcttgggggatgggggggccaTTGGGAGGATAAATTCAAAGGCGGTGATGGCCAGATGAACCCCTGAAATAGTCTGGTCATAAGAAACAGCTGTGGTTAAACTCTGCCTCATAGGAGGCCGGATCCAGCGCCTAGCACTCTGCTTGGAGCGAGCCAGGTTCTGTTCCTTGTGCTGCCTGTTGTCGCGTCCTGTGGCCAGGCCTCGGTTTCCCCAGCTAGGGCTCCAGCAACAGGCCCGCCTCTACCCAGGAGAACGACAGCTCTGGGGGTTTCTCAGTGAGCCCTTCAGTCTGGTGCCCGGTTGGGAGACGGCAGCCAGGATCTGTGTACAACCCAGAGTCAGAAAGCCAGGCAGggcccaggaatcctggctttTTGGAGCAGCTGTGAGTCAGATctcctgtgggggggggggggggtgcggggccaggctgccctgtgctgtgggtattcccagccccccaggggccATACGGGGTGGATCGGGGCCAGGCTGCCCTGTGCTGTGGGtattcccagccccccaggggccATACGGGGTGGATCGGGGCCAGGCTGCCCTGTGCTGTGGGtattcccagccccccaggggccATACGGGGTGGATCGGGGCCAGGCTGCCCTGTGCTGTGGGtattcccagccccccaggggccATACGGGGTGGATCGGGGCCAGGCTGCCCTGTGCTGTGGGtattcccagccccccaggggccATACGGGGTGGATCGGGGCCAGGCTGCCCTGTGCTGTGGGtattcccagccccccaggggccATACGGGGTGGATCGGGGCCAGGCTGCCCTGTGCTGTGGGtattcccagccccccaggggccATACGGGGTGGATCGGGGCCAGGCTGCCCTGTGCTGTGGGtattcccagccccccaggggccATACGGGGTGGATCGGGGCCAGGCTGCCCTGTGCTGTGGGtattcccagccccccaggggccATACGGGGTGGATCGGGGCCAGGCTACCCTGTGCTGTGGGTATTGTCTGCTCCCCAGTGGCCTACTAGGATGGGCTGTGTCCTTGACCATCCCTGAGGGTCTCCCCCCTCCTGGGTTCCATTAGCGCTGGCATGTGGCTGGGCCCCCAGGACGTGTGGAGCTCGGTCGGAGGTGGGAACGTGGGCCAGGCGCAGCGGAGGGCAAACAACCCAAAATCCCCTCCTGGTGGCTCCGTCCTCCTTCGCTGTCGCGTTCTGTGACTGCCACAGTTCCCCCCCAGAGGGGTCGCATCTCAGCACTGGgacgggggcagggggatgggcactgcagcagcactgtgTCCAGCTCGACAGGAGAGAGCTCGGGACTCCTCCCCAGGCTGCGCCCTGCACCTCAGATCTGGGAGGCCGCTGCGGGGTCAGGTGTTCACTGCCACTGCTTCCTAAAGGAAGGGCCAGAGTCCGCCTGCTGTGGGGCGCTGAGTGGCTGGCATGAGTGTCCCtgctgaggggggaggagggaggcactggtgggagggggaaatggggggcactgctgggggatggggggcccTGGCGTGGTgagaggaggggaatggggggcagtgctgggaggaggggaatggggggcCCTGGCGTGGGAGGAAGAGAACGGAGGGCCCTGCTGGGCGCTGGGGGGCCCTGATGTGGCGATGAGGGAAACAGGGGACactgctgggggatggggggcccTGGTGTGGTGACAAGGGAAATGGGcactgctgggggcggggggaccctggcatggtgggaggaggggaatggggggcactgctgggggatcAGGGGCCCTGGTGTGACGGGAGGAGGGGAacagggggcactgctgggggatcAGGGGCCCCGATGTGGAAGGAGGGGaactgggggcactgctggggatggggggggccctggtgtggcaggaggaggggaacaTGGGGCACAGTGGAAAGGGATGGGGGATGGTTCACAAGGTGTCCTGGAAATagagggggctgggcaggtggCCTCCAGGGGATTGAGGGGGACAAGGCCATGGTGTGGCCCTTTGGAAGTACGAAAGGAGCAGACCCTTTTCGGTCTATATCATCTCCATGGGGCGGGGATTGTGCACatgtacagcccctagcgcaGCAGGGCCTGGCCTTAGATCTGCCcaccctgggctggctgccagcgtcaacctgctgcccctcacccaccCATCTGGGCACCTTCTCTACACAATCCACAGCGGCAGCAGAGTTCGTCGGGGCAGCATGGCATTTCCGGCATTCCTGCGGGTTTTGGCGTCCccttttcgggggggggggggggtggcggggagagcggggcccTGGAGAGGGAAGGCCAGGCAGCCTCGCCTCAAGCTGCACCCACTGCATTTGCCGCGTCTTTCCTGGAAGCCAGGGCCGAGGCCGGATCCTGTTAACTGCGTgttccttccccagctcctgccccccagcgctCCCCACAGAAACTGGGTCTCTAGCCGCAGCTGGGACCCTTAACCAGGAAGCGAAACTGACCAGAAGGTCAGCGGCAACTGACAAGAAATTGCCGTGTTGATTTTTGCCTGCCTCGATTCttggggtgctgcaggggcaCCCCAGATCTCTAGGCACCTGGAAAGGCATGTGGCAGTGTGGAGGTTTGGTTCCTGTCTGGCCGTGGTGGGTGCTTGCGGGGACACCAGCCTTGTAATAAGCGAGACAAGCAGGGCCGCCTGCCCTGCCAGCAGAaggggctggagtgcagggagCCCCGTGGCCCTTCGGCTTGTCGCATGAAGCTGTGGGGAACCCCCCGCTTGGCGTAACCCCATCCCCCCTATGCCCCCCCCGCAGACCATCAAGTGCTTGCTGATCCACCCCAACCCTGAGTCAGCGCTGAATGAGGAAGCGGGGCGCCTCCTGCTGGAGAACTACGAGGAGTACGCGGCCCGGGCCCGCCTGCTGACGGAGATCCATgcccagccctccagcctgcGGGGGGCCAGCAAGGACCCCAGCGACCCCTGCTCCTCTGCCGCCGCCCTGGCCGCCGGGGGCGAGGGCCCCGTGGCCAAGAAACACGCTGGTGACAGGGACAAGAAACAGCTGGCGAAGAAGAAGACGGACAAAAAGCGGGCGCTGCGGCGGCTCTAGGGCTGCCCGAGGGCCTGGCTCGAACCATggactgggggggcgggggggggggggtccaggcAGGGTTCTAATAAAACTGTCCCTTTTCCCAGCTTTTTGTTAAGGCGCTTTGGTATTTTACTCTTTTTTCAATCTTAAGTTATTtaagttataaaaaaaatctattaaaggACTTTGTTTTCTACCCAAGGGTTAATTTATTCCTTTGTCACTGGGCCACCCTTGGTCCTCAGTGCCCCCCCCGACACCCCCttttggaagggggagggggctggcagtGCCTGGCTCCAGATCTGTGTTACAGGGGCTTGCCAGAGAATATGTGAATCCAGCCACCAGGGGCAGAAATGCCCTGTATGTAGAGAGAAGGGTCTGAATCCAGGTGACCCAACGtagcagtcctggctcccagcccccctgctctaaccactagtccccactcccctcccagagctgtgggCGGCCCCCTTTCAGCCTCAGAAGCTTGGGCCCTTTCAGGGCCGTGCTGGCTGCCTGCCAAAAAGGCTGCTGGAGGTCGGAGCTTTGGTGCAATCCTGCTCGCTTTAGCTGTTAcatggcagggctggggtcctgcTTCTCCCAACACCTAAGATATCGACCTCCAAGCACCCAGTGCCAACTTcctccagccagctccccccAAGCGGCTCTGCAGGGGAGGCTGGGGTGTCTACAGAGGACACACAGGAATGTTAATCCCAATTAAAGATGGGAATGTAAAGTGGGTTCATTAAACTTCTTTGTGGATGTTTATTCTGAAGTgaccttaatttggtttagttaaATTCCCATTGGCAATGAATTCGGATTAAACCAATCTACTGCAGCGCTGAGTCAGAGCATCCAGCTAGGGGTCAAATGCAGAGTAACTTGTTGAATTTaaatgggcagggggaggaactGTCCTGTCTGTGCCTTAGCAGATCTGTGTGGGATTCGGCACTCCAGCTGGCTGGTAAAAGCAGGGGCTATGCAGAGCTGTGAGCTATGTGTATCTCCTGCCCTGCCGCAGATGGGACAATGTCACGGGCCATAACTGCTTTGAATCCAGAAGCATAAGGCCGGCCTCAAAACcagctggagacaaagcaggctgctcccaatGGTGGCGACGGGTCCCCTCATCCCACTGTGGGCTGGGCAGGTGGGCTGCAGCCCATTAAACCAGAACAGCAAATGCCATGCACAGTGGTGTTGGTTCCCCTTGATCCTGACCCTGCTATCCTGCCATGggtccccccacagctctgctggtgcccctcactcccaacccacagcccctccaTTTAATAGCCCTTGGCTCCTGTGATTTAGCTTCTGCTCAGTGTTGCTGTGAGCCTGAGCCTGGTCTTTCAGCCTCCTGAGGCGTGTCCCAGGCCCTCCTGCCCTGTCCCAGGCCCTGGCAATCCCCTGGGCAAGATGCCCCAGCCACTGCCCTGCGTGCTCAGCAGAGGGCCCCCTGAACTCCAGCCACTCAAATGTGTCCCCAGTTGCTACCAGCCAGCAGgtgctgggctagcagggggctgtgggtcgggagtgaggggcactagcagggctggggggagcccagggccgggctagcaggggctgtgggtcaggagtgaggggcactagcAGGGCTGGCGggagcccaggggctgctggtcgggagtgagggcactggcagagctggggggagcccagggccaggctagcagggggctgtgggtcaggagtgagggaaaccggcagggctggggaggcaggggggctgcaggttgggagtgaggggtacTGGCAGGcccagggcccctcactcccaacccacagctccctgctagcgcagccctgcacacacacacccccagctctgcaggggtggggtgggtgacTGACCCCACAGTGCCAGGGCAGGGACCCTGGGAACAGGAAAGGTCCTTTGTAAacagggctggagctgcaggctggAAGGCCCATGgacccccgccctcccccccagtcCTGGGAGAGAGGCAGCCAAGATGTTAACCCCTGCTCTGCCGGAGCCAGAGgctcccggactcctgggttctgctgaatcagggctgggatccaccccctgccccttccaaaTCTCCTGTGTCCTTGGGGGGTGGCGAGGGGGGAGCACAGGGGCTTTGCCCTGCTGGGGATTTGGGTTTGGGAGCTGCCCCCTGCCCATGGCTCTGCCCCAAGAGGGTGGGCTGGGTGGGTCCCAGCCAGTAATTCATACatgtcttttttgggggggtctcTAATACCTGACTCCTGGGTGCATCCCCAGCAGGAGGCCCCAGATCTGCTCCACTCCctcaatgccccccccccccaatctcctCAGAGACCCTCCTCTAGTGCgactgggcgggggggggcgtcTCAGAGTCCAGGGCTCGGGCTGCAGAGAGTGGGATGGAACCCTGAAATTTAACTGAGACCCAGCAAACTCGTTTCACACATGAGGTGGGGGGCGCAAATTGCCATCTGTGTTGCCTGGGGCTGATGGGGGCCGGCGCCCCTAGAGAGCCAGGCCTCCAAATGTCCCCAGGGGCTGCGGCCAGCAACCTGGTGGGTTCCTGACACAATTGTCCCCCTGCATGAGCTTGAGGCCtgttggggctgggtgggggatcAGGCCATAAAGTCATGGAGGGGTCACCGGTTGTCatggaggagggggctgtgggggcaggggcggcaggggtttggaggagagggggctgtgggtgaGTCAGTGCAGGGGGTATTTGGCAGAGAGCGGGGGCTGTGGGGGtctggcagggcagggggtggtttggcaggagagggctggtgggggcaggggagggcggggggtgtttgggggcagaggggggtcattgggggaggggagggcagggcaaggggtgtttggggggagggcgGGCTGTGGGCAAGGAGGGGAGGGCGGGGGTGTTTGGAAGGAGAggggctggtggaggagggtaggGAAGAGGGTGTTTTGGGAgaaggggctgtggggaagggcgcAGAGGGGGTGGTTCTTTAGGAGGAAGGGGGCTGTGGAGGAGGGCATGCCAAGGAAGGGGTGTTTGgcgagag includes:
- the UBE2S gene encoding ubiquitin-conjugating enzyme E2 S, whose amino-acid sequence is MNSNVENLPPHVIRLVYKEVSTLTSDPPEGIKVFPNEEDITDVQVTIEGPEGTPYAGGVFRMKLILGKDFPAAPPKGYFLTKIFHPNVGANGEICVNVLKKDWKAELGIKHVLLTIKCLLIHPNPESALNEEAGRLLLENYEEYAARARLLTEIHAQPSSLRGASKDPSDPCSSAAALAAGGEGPVAKKHAGDRDKKQLAKKKTDKKRALRRL